Below is a genomic region from Gopherus flavomarginatus isolate rGopFla2 chromosome 9, rGopFla2.mat.asm, whole genome shotgun sequence.
ttcctgggggagggggaggcaagcCCTAggttcctgggggagggggaggcaagcCCTAggttcctgggggagggggaggcaagcCCTAggttcctgggggagggggaggcaagcCTTAggttcctgggggagggggaggcaagcCTTAGGttcctggggttgggggaggcaagCCTTAGGttcctggggttgggggaggcaagCCTTAGgttcctggggttggggggggggttgggggaggcaagCCTTAGGttcctggggttgggggaggcaagCCCTAGGttcctggggttgggggaggcaagCCCTAggttcctgggggaggggggggggttgggggaggcaagCCTTAGGttcctggggttgggggaggcaagCCTTAGgttcctggggttgggggggggttgggggaggcaagCCTTAGGttcctggggttgggggaggcaagCCCTAGGttcctggggttgggggaggcaagCCCTAggttcctgggggagggggggggttgggggaggcaagCCTTAGGTTccgggggttgggggaggcaagCCTTAGGTTccgggggttgggggaggcaagCCTTAGgttcctggggttgggggggggttgggggaggcaagCCCTAGGttcctggggttgggggaggcaagCCCTAGGttcctggggttgggggaggcaagCCCTAGgttcctggggttggggggggggcaagccctaggttcctgggggagggggagggttgggggggggcaaGCCCTAGGTTCCTGTGGGAGGGGTAGGGTTGGGGAGGCAAGCTCTTGGTTTCTGAGGGAGGGAtataaaccccccccccccccacgagtGGTGGGTTAAGGGTGGGCCCAAGCCCTAGGTTCCTGTGGAGGTGtataaccctcccccccccccggagctgtGGGGTTAGGGGGGCAAGCCCAGAGTTCTTGGAGGAGGGGTATGAGCCCGCCCCCCGGAGCGGTGGGGTTGAGGGGGACAAGCCCTAGGTTCCTGGGGTAGGGATATAAGCCACCCCATGAATGGTGGGTTATGGGCGAGCCCAAGCTCTAGGTCCCATGGGGCGGGGTATAAGCCCCTCAGGAGTAGTGGGGTTTTTGCAGGCAAGCCTTAGGGCTCTGGGGAAGGGGTTTAAGCCCTACAACAGGGATAGGATCAAGGAGGGGGCAAGTCCTgagtccctggggaaggggtatAAGCCCCCAGGAGTGACTGAGTTGAGAGGAAGATGCAGGCCCCCGGGCAATGGAGTGATGGGTTATGGAGAGATGCAAGCCCCAGTGGACTGATGGAAGGTTATGGGGAGTACAAGCTTGAAGCCCCTTTGGGTGATGAGAGAAGCATGAGGGGTCATAAGCCCCTGGGAACTAAGGGGTGTGTGCAAGTTGTAGGGGTACTGTGTGCAGGGGAAAAGTGGTGGGCCTGGTGGCCCTTAGCAGATCTAGTACAGGGTGAGGGGTTTTGTTCTGCACTGGGGAGTAGACTGGCATCTGTTGAGCATGGAGTGTATGATTAGTGCTGTAAGACTACATGAGGCACTGAGCTCACAAGCTAAATAAGGCACAGAATGCAGTTCATATGCACCCAATGTACTGactgctggggcctgactgacCGTTGTCAGACTGTAGAGAATACATTACCCCCCTCCACCTAGTCTTTAATATCATAAGTTTTGTTTGCCAGTTTTTTTATACAGGTTCTTTGATATCTTGATCTAGGCCAGACATCCTTCATACCAGTTTGTACTATATAAAACTATTGCTAGATAAGGAGAAGGCTCCAGACTTATTTGTGTGGATGCTCAtaattatttttgtaatgaaGGCTCAATAAATTCAGTTTTTTCTGTTCCAAGTTCATCACACAATTCTAAACATACCCCTCTCAAGTTTGTCTGGGCTTtgcagggtgaaatcctgaccccaatgaaatcaatgggtgttttgccattgacttcagggggagccAGGGTTTTGCCTGCAGTGTTTGGTAGCAGATGTAAATTTAATCCtgtcaataatttaaaaaaagaaaaaccccagCTGTGTATGTTACAAATACATCTTGCTTCAAAAGGATCCACTCAGTGAATGCTCTTCTCTTTtctgtaatgtgtgtgtgtaattttttaTAATCTATGTTCTGTAAAAGAAATAGCGCTATTGAAGTAGCAGCTCATAATGTGTTGGGGGAGAAACCCTTTCTGCTGCGCTAATATGAGCTTGTCTGCTAATACAGAACAAGTAGTTTCTGAAGTACTTCTTGATCTCTGTTTAGAGGCTGTCAAAACccgttttttttaaactcatagcTCCATAAAATTCTTCTAAGCTTAAATTCACATTCATAGTAATACTcttataaactgaaataaatatgtatttaaaaacatgCCTATCTTAGGCTCTGTATGCCTTtaccataatttaaaaatataatcatcTGTGGGTTTCAGAGTGCTTTGCAAAGGAGGATAAGactcattatccctattttacagatggggaaactgaggcacagaggtgaagtgacttgcccaacgtaatgcagcaggtcagtggcagagctaggaatagaactcaggttgCATGACTCACAGTCCAAAGCCCCTTGCAGTCCTACCTCCTTACCATGAGCAAAGGCCTTCCCTATGCCCTCCTTGATTAAATATCTGCATACTGATGTGACTCAAGTCTCATCTCATTCTAGCTGATGAGATGATAGTAAAAGTATTGAGCGGTACAGTACCTAATTCTTTGGTACAGGCTTGAATGTAGAATGGGTAAAGCTTAGAACTAATGAGCTTTGCTCTTCATATCTATTGCTTTTCACAACACCTAACGTGAAGACCAAAGGGTTACAggctagttttattttttttaaaaatacattgaaatCTGCTGTTATAAGCTGACCTTACACATAAAACAAATGCCTGAAAATGCATCTGCCAGACAAAGAGCCTAGTTACCCTGGTAGTATTATAGCAGATCATTGTTTTAGATCATGTAGCCCTTCATGGTGTAGAATAATGGATAAAGTTTACATCATAGTAGTTACTTTGTACATGTATCAGTTactccacactttttttttaaataagtaatcAATTTTGAATTGTAATTCTACTCTGGCATCCCTATaagctgtgaggaaaaaaaaggtGGTTTAAATGGGTAGATAAGTCCTTTAATGTACAGCGCCATCTATCAATGGCTGCGGATACTGTAGTTGAAATCACAACTGAAAATCCATCATGTGCTTTTTTAAGGTGAAGTGAAGGCAGCACGCACATGTAAGTTCTTTGAGTGAATATCACCTTTCAAGGCCACTAGTGTACAGAACCTCACCTCTCATGTGAGAAAACATAGAAATACAGAGGTGAAGGGGCCATGAGGCTTCCTAAGATTTGTGGGGAGGTGGCTCATTGAGCTCCCTAAGATTGACTGGGAATTCTTTCTTCAAGCCTCTTGCTTTTTTCATTTCCCCCCTTCAGATCTTCTAAGAGCTGCATGTTCAAAGCTCCCTTCCTAGAGACATTAGAAAATCTGCAGTGATAAACAGTGTGAGGAAAGGGGGCGAGCGGGCAGGTATGTTGGAGCTGCTGAGCTATTGAGAGCCCTCCTCATGAACAGTTGTGCCTCCTGGCCTTGGTAGGTTCCTCAAGACGACACCACCCACACTCGCAGTAGGTGGCTCAGCTCTGATCAAGAAAACGGGGGTTGCCTGCCTCTGCTGGACTAACATACTAATGCTGTTGACAAACTTACCGCCCAAAAAGGGACAattttttcatgaacattttccaATTATTCAACCAGCTCAACAAATTAGGTTAGTTGGGCGCTACTGAACCTATGCAGGGGAGCTGACTGCTCTCCCCTCATACAGATCTCAGGAAGAGTGTGCCCTTGATCTCTCGctcctgaccccttccccccaagagTACCTACTGACCTCAGGGAATAAAGTGGGAGGGAAGAGGTCAGAGAGATGTCCCATGGCTCCTGCCAATGGCCCTCCTGAGATCTGCAGGAGGAGAGAACCCCCTTGTGAACtgtttggcaaaaaaaaattgcGAAGTACTTTTAGGGGTCAGATTGTACTTCGAGTTCTGTCTCTGCAGGGAAAAGGGTAGAgactatttaaaaatgaaagctcagGTCTCCAGCAGTCCTTGGATGTCTTGTGCCAAGACCACTGGAGCTGCCATTCATCAGGAAACATTAATAGTTTCCGTGATTTCACATCAATCAATTAAAGTTTGGCGATAGGTATTAAAGTTTGGCGGTAGGTACCGAATCTCAGCAAGGGCAGTTCATCCAGGGAAACTGATTTCATCTCTCATTTTTCTGGGGGTGTGTGTAGGGGCAGTGGGCGGTCAGGAAAAAATCAGGGTTATAGTAGAAACTCACTTACAATTGCTGTCACTCCCTAGTGTTTCTGTGGCAGCATAGCTAGAGCGCAGCTCCTTGCTGTATAGTAAATGCAGAGTAAGGAGCGGTTGTGGGATTTATATTTGGTTGCCAACTCAGGAAGTGAATCAGAGGCAACTGTGGATGTGGATGGAAGGGGAAGGATGGTGTCATTCCACTATCTGAGCCCTTGGAAGCGTAATTCTCCTCATCCTTCTATAGCCTGACAGAACCGTGCTGCAATGCCTGAAGTCTATAGTAGCTGAGATGAGAACAGTAGTACCCACCTTGAGGAGTGGTGAGAACGTCCCTAGTGAACTACAGGAAAAATTGAAATTGATCAGAGCTTATATTTGCTAACATGATGTAGAGACTCTTATGGAGATGATGGGCTATGTTCTTTTCTGGTGATGCCAGGTATAAACTGGGCCCTCTCAAATACAGACCATTGGATTAGGTGGTCCGACTGGCGCAGGTTTCCCTAAGATCTGGAGGGATTAAGCTAAGTGCTGGGTGGTCTGAAAGTTTTTCTCTGAACCCGTTTGTGGTTCAATAACAGTTCTCTGTGTATTTATCTAAGGGCTCAAAATGCTTGACTAAGGTCGGTGAATTATTGGACTCCTTCTGTGTTCTTTTAGCTTTTACTGGAAGAAGAACTGGTCTGTGCTATGCACTACCACAGCCAGGAGAGAATGGGGGACAGGCTTCTGAGTGTGTGGAAACATCTCACTAAATCAGCTACTGACTTAATTTCTCATGCAGGTAGAAAAGGAGGCCACAAAGGCCGAGCAAGACAGTACACAAGCCCTGAAGAGATTGATGCACAGCTCcaagcagaaaaacaaaaggcCAGGGTATGTGTTCTGTCTGGTCACGTGCTTAGCGAGATAAACTGCTGCTCTTATACTCAATTATTTTGCAGTTCATGAGCAAAGGCAGCTTAGAGTCAAGTGTTGTAAATCATTCTGTCACCTGAATTACAATATGTGGAAAAGCTTCTGTGTTGGGTTTGACAATCTGCTATTCTCCAGATTTTCTGTTGGTGACCTAGAGTTTTAGAGCTGGATCTAATTCATAGTAATGTTTGGGCAGTTTCTATCAAAATCAGAGGGACGTCAAGCACTTGAGACCAAAGTCAGAATGTGTCCCTTATTCTCTTCCTCTGTAGGAAGTAAAATGTGAAACATAGAATGCGGTGATCAAGTTACCTAGCAATGGATATCATATTGTATATAGAAAGCAGTGGAGTCTCTTATTGAGGACCCTGTTAATGCAGGTGATGTGAATAATGGGACACATTTAGGGGACAAAATGTATCTTGCTCttgaatgcaataaaaataaaatcattataGGAGACATGCCGATAATACTGACATTCTCGGCCATGCAGTTGTATCCCTTGCCTATTAATGTTTTCACTGTGCCTGCTTCTTTTGAAGAGTCATTGATAGAGGTTGCAATTTCATCAATTTACATTTTTTCTTAATTCCTGTAAACTcataggaagaggaggagcaagaAGAAGGGGGAGAAGGGGCAATAGGAGACCccagaaaagagaagaaatcctTAGATTCAGACGAGAGTGATGAAGATGACGAGGACTATCAGGTACCGTAATTCCCAATGCATTTAACGTAGATGAACACCCCACATTCTCAAGGCACAACCAACCTGCTAATCCTTGGTTTTTATTTTCCCCATGTATTTGTGGGCTCCTGAGCCCAGATTTATAAGGATGGTGggattttttaaagttaaacttAGTGTGTGTCTCCTCCCAGTTAATCTTCACTCCATTACTAACCTGTTCATTGCTGTGCACTGAAGTGGAAGAAACTGAGGTGATAACTTTCACTATTAACAGTGGGGTTGAAAACACATGGTAAAGTAAAATATGATGTGGCAGCCAGGTATATTCCCTGGTAATAAGAATTTGTTTAGTATCTGTCTAGGTTTGGTTTCAGAGGTAATGACCACATGAGTGAACTTTCTCCACCAGGACACATGTGAAGAAGACTCATTGAGCATTGACAGTTACAGAACTCTTTGATAACATGCATGTCCTTTGTTTCTAAACTCCAGCAAAAGCGCAAAGGCGTGGAAGGGTTGATAGACATAGAGAATCCCAATCGAGTTGTTCAGACAGCCAAAAAAGTAACTCAGCTGGATCTGGATGGACCCAAGGAGCTGTCGCGGAGAGAGCGGTAACAATCCTCCTTCTCTCTTATAGCTTGGAGAGATGTGTGTGCTGTGTTTGTTCCTAGAATAACGTTCTGCCCTCTGCAATAGCCAAGCCATGTAGTGCCAGTAAATCTGACATgctgggaggggagctgatgTTTCAGTGAGGTCCTTTATTTATTTGAGCCCATTGTCACAGTAGGTGTGAAGATAATTATTAGGATTCACTTTGGATCCCAATTTCATGGGATAGGAACTTACATGGTTAAGTAGAGCGAGTCTATGTTGGTGGCTGCCATCCTtcatgtgttaactacttatactaaacaatctgtcgttagctgtgacacactgagcacctttcccagacctgaagaagagctctgtgtaagcttggaagcttgtctctttcactagcagaagttggtccagtaaaagatattgcctcacccaccttgtcatcCTAAAGTCAGGCAGCTTTGTGAAACGCATTGAGATGGGCATAAATGTTTGTTCCTCTGATGATTATTAtaatgattattaattatttgttgttaagcacctaggagccctagtcatggacgcTGGCTATCTAGTTTTCCTTTCTAAAAGCCTGATGTCAATAATCAGAAATAACTGCCCCTGTGCATTAGCACGTAGTGGCAGAAAAATACCATACCAAGGGTCACCGTGTTAGTTCCTGGTGTGGCAGGAGCCCTGGTATTGATGGGAGTGCGTTTTCCAGAGTCCTGGGGTCagaatgaagtgacttgccccagtgGACACTTAGATTTTGTTTTCAATCTTGAACTCAGTTGCCTTTTCACATGTGGGTTTTTAGAGAGAAAAGTGCGAGTTTGATTCAATACCGATTCCTAGAGCTGAAGGGCGGCTTGTGGGTAGGGCACTAGATGGGAAGCAGGAGGACTGTGCTCTGGTTTGACACTGTCCTGCTGTGGGATATTAggctaaggcctgggctacaccagcgggggggttcaaactaagatacgcaacttcagctacgtcgAAGtgtcttagtttgacttacctggctgtcctcacggcggtgagttgactgccgcagctcccccgtcgactctgcttactcctcctgcggAGGTGAGGTACGGGCATCGATTCGTGGATTGATTTATCTTGTCCCAacgagacgtgataaatcgatccccgatacatcgaacattacacagcgggtagtatagacgtaccctaagtctcTTAACTCTTTGTGCCAGAGTTTTCCCTGGCACAGTGGGAACAGAAACAATCCCTAATTCACCGGGCTACTGTGAGGCACTTGGATGTGAGGATAATGCATGTTAGAAAGAAGCCTTTATTTAGGTGGCTTTTCAAGCCAGACACCATCTTCAGCATGGCTTTTCCCAAGCCCCATGActgctctgaaaaggatttaaacTTTATTTTGATCTTCAGCCTCCTTGAATTGCTCGATCACTAACATGCTAATTAGAGATTGAAATGACTTTGCGCATTTGTGCTCCAAGATCAGAGATCGATGCTGCTTGAGATCATGTCTTCTCTTAATCCTCTTTCTAATACTAATGATACCTGTGTGTTAATTTGGCTACCATGATGACTAGTGTATTTCACTCAAACAGAGAAGAAATAGAGAA
It encodes:
- the PDAP1 gene encoding 28 kDa heat- and acid-stable phosphoprotein, whose amino-acid sequence is MPKGGRKGGHKGRARQYTSPEEIDAQLQAEKQKAREEEEQEEGGEGAIGDPRKEKKSLDSDESDEDDEDYQQKRKGVEGLIDIENPNRVVQTAKKVTQLDLDGPKELSRREREEIEKQKAKERYMKMHLAGKTEQAKADLARLAIIRKQREEAAKKKEEERKAKDDASVAGKRLQSLSLNK